In Odontesthes bonariensis isolate fOdoBon6 chromosome 22, fOdoBon6.hap1, whole genome shotgun sequence, one genomic interval encodes:
- the LOC142372446 gene encoding apelin receptor B-like has translation MAMVSSTVSPYDYYDYEDTENSTMCDYSEWVPSYSVVPVLYMLIFILGLSGNGVVIFTVWRAQGKRRAADVYIGNLALADLTFVVTLPLWAVYTAMGYHWPFGMALCKISSYVVLLNMYASVFCLTCMSFDRYLAIVHSLSSTQLRTRGHMQGSLIAIWLLSGLLAAPTLVFRTTRYDLETNHTSCAMDFSLVVTNKGQEYLWIAGLSISSSVLGFLLPFLAMMVCYCFIGCTVTRHFNTLRKEDQRKGRLLKIITTLVVVFAACWVPFHVLKSVDALSYLDLFPTTCDFLRFLLLAHPYATCLAYVNSCLNPFLYAFFDLRFRSQCLCLLNLKKFLHASPHSSLSSQKTEAQSLATKV, from the coding sequence ATGGCGATGGTGAGTTCGACTGTGAGTCCTTATGACTATTACGACTACGAGGATACAGAGAACTCCACCATGTGTGACTATTCAGAGTGGGTGCCGTCATACTCTGTCGTCCCGGTGCTTTACATGCTTATTTTCATCCTGGGCCTCTCTGGAAATGGGGTGGTCATCTTCACCGTCTGGAGAGCCCAGGGCAAGCGACGAGCTGCTGACGTCTACATCGGTAATCTGGCCCTGGCTGACCTCACCTTTGTGGTCACTCTGCCTCTGTGGGCCGTTTACACAGCCATGGGATACCACTGGCCCTTTGGAATGGCCCTGTGTAAGATCAGCAGCTACGTGGTGCTTCTCAACATGTATGCCAGTGTCTTCTGCCTCACCTGCATGAGCTTTGACCGGTATCTTGCCATTGTCCACTCCCTGTCCAGCACCCAACTGCGTACCCGTGGCCACATGCAAGGCTCGCTGATAGCCATCTGGCTGCTCTCTGGTCTGCTGGCTGCCCCGACTCTTGTCTTTCGCACCACCAGATATGATTTAGAAACCAACCATACTTCTTGTGCCATGGACTTCAGCCTGGTGGTGACAAATAAGGGACAGGAGTACCTGTGGATTGCCGGTCTCAGCATCTCCTCTTCAGTTCTTGGCTTTCTACTTCCATTCTTGGCGATGATGGTGTGCTACTGCTTTATCGGCTGCACTGTCACTCGCCACTTCAATACTCTGCGTAAAGAAGACCAGCGCAAGGGAAGGCTGCTGAAGATTATCACCACACTGGTGGTGGTGTTTGCTGCTTGCTGGGTTCCCTTCCATGTTTTGAAGAGTGTTGATGCCCTGTCTTACCTGGACTTGTTCCCCACCACCTGTGACTTCCTGCGTTTCCTGCTGCTGGCTCACCCCTATGCAACCTGCCTGGCCTACGTCAACAGCTGCCTCAACCCCTTCCTTTATGCCTTCTTTGACCTACGCTTCAGATCCCAGTGTCTGTGTCTGCTCAACCTGAAGAAGTTCTTGCATGCCAGCCCACACAGCTCCCTTTCCTCACAGAAGACAGAGGCTCAGTCTCTGGCCACAAAGGTGTGA
- the LOC142372729 gene encoding TBC1 domain family member 10A-like has translation MAKTERDNGLDMRDSTEKLTYNGRGSSHRSDPEVNGTIPEETQVDKYGFTGGAQQHSGNFAEEVPIAVLRQREAKWLEMLNSWDKWMAKKHNKVKERCQKGIPPSLRGRAWLYLTGAKVKREQNQGKFEELDNESGDPKWVDVIERDLHRQFPFHEMFAARGGHGQQDLFRVLKAYSLYRPEEGYCQAQAPIAAVLLMHMPAEDAFWVLVQMCEKYLPGYYSTGLEAIQLDGEILDALLRRVSPVAHRHLKKHKLEPVLYMTEWYMCAFSRTLPWASVLRVWDMFLCEGVKILFRVGLVLLKCMLGTQEKLKPCQGLYETMERLRAIQPQYMHESFLVHEILELPVSEKDIEKEHHTQLRRWKETRGDLHCKSPPRMHGAKAIMSADPPSRQDLRQKPTIIVESPLAPKSGGVQTEEARGTRKTKDENGHAPALPPQETVDPSVPPTEPSPLLKHMTIRGSKESLSSAEHDTYL, from the exons ATGGCAAAAACTGAGAGGGACAATGGACTCGACATGCGTGACAGCACAGAGAAGCTGACATATAATGGGAGAGGAAGCTCACATAGATCCGACCCAGAGGTGAATGGCACCATCCCCGAAGAGACGCAGGTGGACAAATACGGGTTCACCGGAGGAGCCCAGCAACACTCCGGAAACTT TGCTGAGGAGGTCCCCATTGCGGTGTTGAGACAGCGGGAGGCAAAATGGCTGGAGATGCTCAACAGCTGGGACAAATGGATggccaaaaaacacaacaag GTGAAAGAGCGCTGCCAGAAGGGGATCCCTCCATCCCTGCGTGGCCGGGCCTGGCTCTACCTCACTGGGGCCAAAGTGAAAAGGGAGCAAAACCAGGGCAAGTTCGAG gAACTGGACAACGAGTCAGGAGATCCTAAATGGGTTGACGTCATTGAGAGGGACCTGCATCGACAGTTCCCCTTCCACGAAATGTTTGCAGCAAGAGGAGGCCATGG GCAGCAAGACCTGTTTCGAGTGCTGAAAGCATATTCTTTGTATCGACCGGAAGAGGGTTATTGTCAGGCTCAGGCTCCCATTGCTGCTGTTCTGCTGATGCATATGCCAGCTGAG GATGCTTTCTGGGTTCTTGTCCAGATGTGTGAAAAATACCTTCCTGGATACTACAGCACAGGGCTG GAGGCGATTCAGCTTGACGGGGAGATCTTGGATGCCCTGCTGCGGCGGGTGTCTCCTGTGGCCCACCGTCACTTAAAGAAGCACAAACTGGAGCCTGTCCTGTACATGACTGAATGGTACATGTGTGCCTTCTCTCGGACTCTGCCGTGGGCCTCGGTGCTTCGAGTCTGGGATATGTTCCTCTGTGAGG GAGTGAAAATCCTCTTCAGAGTGGGCCTGGTTCTCCTTAAATGCATGTTGGGAACTCAAGAGAAACTGAAGCCCTGCCAAGGTCTCTATGAGACAATGGAGCGGCTTCGAGCAATACAGCCACAGTACATGCATGAAAGCTTCCTGGTGCACGAG ATTTTAGAGTTACCAGTGTCTGAGAAAGACATTGAGAAGGAACATCACACTCAGCTGCGGCGCTGGAAGGAGACTCGTGGAGATCTACACTGCAAGTCCCCCCCAAGGATGCACGGTGCCAAGGCCATAATGTCTGCCGACCCACCCAGCCGGCAGGATCTGAGACAGAAGCCTACCATCATTGTGGAGTCTCCTCTGGCACCCAAGTCAGGTGGGGTACAAACAGAGGAGGCCAGGGGAACTAGAAAGACTAAAGACGAAAATGGTCACGCCCCAGCTCTCCCACCACAGGAGACGGTCGATCCTTCCGTGCCTCCCACTGAGCCATCACCACTCCTCAAACACATGACCATACGGGGATCCAAAGAGAGTCTAAGCAGTGCAGAGCATGACACTTACCTGTAG